A part of Ziziphus jujuba cultivar Dongzao chromosome 8, ASM3175591v1 genomic DNA contains:
- the LOC125421306 gene encoding glycerol-3-phosphate dehydrogenase [NAD(+)], chloroplastic isoform X4: protein MPSRSIRVGISFGLEEKLDDILSSINQVAEGISTAGVVVALAEKYNTKMPVLTAAACIIDSEMTTKKAVVELMRFPQAEEV from the exons ATGCCAAGCAG AAGTATCAGAGTTGGGATCAGTTTTGGATTGGAGGAGAAGCTTGATGATATACTAAGTTCCATAAATCAG GTAGCTGAAGGCATATCAACAGCTGGAGTTGTGGTCGCATTGGCCGAGAAGTATAACACGAAGATGCCAGTTTTAACAGCAGCTGCTTGTATTATTGACAGCGAAATGACAACAAAGAAGGCTGTTGTTGAGTTGATGCGCTTTCCTCAG GCTGAAGAAGTGTGA
- the LOC125421306 gene encoding glycerol-3-phosphate dehydrogenase [NAD(+)], chloroplastic isoform X3, whose protein sequence is MPSRSIRVGISFGLEEKLDDILSSINQVAEGVNDHNEQVAEGISTAGVVVALAEKYNTKMPVLTAAACIIDSEMTTKKAVVELMRFPQAEEV, encoded by the exons ATGCCAAGCAG AAGTATCAGAGTTGGGATCAGTTTTGGATTGGAGGAGAAGCTTGATGATATACTAAGTTCCATAAATCAG GTAGCTGAAGGCGTAAATGATCACAATGAGCAGGTAGCTGAAGGCATATCAACAGCTGGAGTTGTGGTCGCATTGGCCGAGAAGTATAACACGAAGATGCCAGTTTTAACAGCAGCTGCTTGTATTATTGACAGCGAAATGACAACAAAGAAGGCTGTTGTTGAGTTGATGCGCTTTCCTCAG GCTGAAGAAGTGTGA
- the LOC107410017 gene encoding F-box/kelch-repeat protein At3g23880 gives MDVPDDIVVDILRRLPVKSLVRFRCVSKSWRSLISDPTFVRTHLSRLIQSHISMGTASSILLSGSTTGILSFLQHHDDGSAAVTAELELGLVKNSKYRVKGHCDGLLCLVIDNEQENGLLVVYNPSIREHRKLPLPPNFHSTTESFGIGYDPTIGDYKIVTVPSWYCRLKYPGYNHRVEIFTLKSKSNSWRTLADYETPPYFVDNGFQTQATINANGGLYWLCLDNKASRYVILRFDLVEEKFRVVPTAPDKSCWSITWLGSLRDSLCVIHSQLATHIHVWSTKDDETWTKLIIIPTLQGVSPSVYSCLYKPFCYTKTGALLMNVRGKGFVVYDPGENRFRQLAVREAEHHLQEIVYCESLVSPNCGNDDES, from the coding sequence ATGGATGTTCCCGATGATATCGTGGTCGATATTCTGCGAAGACTGCCGGTGAAATCATTGGTCCGATTCCGGTGCGTTTCCAAATCATGGCGTTCACTTATCTCCGATCCCACCTTCGTTCGAACCCATCTCTCCAGACTGATCCAATCCCATATCTCCATGGGAACTGCTTCTTCTATACTTCTCTCTGGTTCCACTACAGGCATCCTTTCCTTCCTCCAACACCATGATGATGGCTCTGCTGCAGTTACAGCTGAGCTGGAATTGGGTCTAGTTAAGAATTCGAAGTACCGCGTGAAGGGACACTGTGATGGGTTACTCTGTTTGGTCATCGACAACGAACAAGAAAATGGCCTTCTTGTCGTCTACAATCCATCAATTCGAGAACACAGAAAGCTTCCTCTTCCTCCTAACTTTCACAGCACCACGGAATCGTTTGGAATCGGCTACGACCCCACTATTGGCGATTACAAGATTGTAACAGTACCCTCTTGGTACTGCCGGTTGAAATACCCCGGCTACAATCATCGGGTGGAGATATTCACGCTCAAGTCCAAATCCAATTCGTGGAGGACACTTGCAGACTATGAAACTCCTCCTTACTTCGTGGACAATGGGTTTCAGACCCAGGCCACCATTAATGCAAATGGTGGACTTTATTGGCTCTGTCTGGACAACAAAGCTTCCAGATATGTGATTTTGCGTTTTGATTTGGTGGAAGAGAAGTTCAGGGTAGTTCCTACAGCACCTGATAAGTCCTGTTGGAGTATAACGTGGTTGGGTTCTCTGAGAGACTCGCTTTGTGTGATTCACTCCCAGTTAGCCACTCACATCCATGTTTGGTCCACAAAGGATGATGAAACCTGGACCAAGCTCATCATAATCCCAACGCTTCAGGGAGTCAGTCCTTCAGTTTATAGCTGCCTGTACAAGCCGTTTTGTTATACTAAGACCGGTGCTTTGCTGATGAATGTGAGAGGAAAGGGATTCGTGGTGTACGATCCCGGAGAGAATAGGTTCCGGCAGCTTGCAGTGAGAGAGGCTGAGCACCATCTGCAGGAGATTGTGTACTGTGAGAGTCTGGTATCACCCAACTGTGGGAATGACGATGAAAGCTGA
- the LOC125421306 gene encoding glycerol-3-phosphate dehydrogenase [NAD(+)], chloroplastic isoform X1: MGAKPTIIGLSGVRDIMLNCFVNLSRSIRVGISFGLEEKLDDILSSINQVAEGVNDHNEQVAEGISTAGVVVALAEKYNTKMPVLTAAACIIDSEMTTKKAVVELMRFPQAEEV, encoded by the exons ATGGGTGCAAAGCCAACAATAATTGGTCTATCAGGAGTCAGAGACATTATGCTTAACTGTTTTGTGAATCTTTCCAGAAGTATCAGAGTTGGGATCAGTTTTGGATTGGAGGAGAAGCTTGATGATATACTAAGTTCCATAAATCAG GTAGCTGAAGGCGTAAATGATCACAATGAGCAGGTAGCTGAAGGCATATCAACAGCTGGAGTTGTGGTCGCATTGGCCGAGAAGTATAACACGAAGATGCCAGTTTTAACAGCAGCTGCTTGTATTATTGACAGCGAAATGACAACAAAGAAGGCTGTTGTTGAGTTGATGCGCTTTCCTCAG GCTGAAGAAGTGTGA
- the LOC125421306 gene encoding glycerol-3-phosphate dehydrogenase [NAD(+)], chloroplastic isoform X2 has protein sequence MGAKPTIIGLSGVRDIMLNCFVNLSRSIRVGISFGLEEKLDDILSSINQVAEGISTAGVVVALAEKYNTKMPVLTAAACIIDSEMTTKKAVVELMRFPQAEEV, from the exons ATGGGTGCAAAGCCAACAATAATTGGTCTATCAGGAGTCAGAGACATTATGCTTAACTGTTTTGTGAATCTTTCCAGAAGTATCAGAGTTGGGATCAGTTTTGGATTGGAGGAGAAGCTTGATGATATACTAAGTTCCATAAATCAG GTAGCTGAAGGCATATCAACAGCTGGAGTTGTGGTCGCATTGGCCGAGAAGTATAACACGAAGATGCCAGTTTTAACAGCAGCTGCTTGTATTATTGACAGCGAAATGACAACAAAGAAGGCTGTTGTTGAGTTGATGCGCTTTCCTCAG GCTGAAGAAGTGTGA